CAGCAGCGCGATGTTGAGACGCGAGATGCTCAAGGCCCGCCGGGGTCCGAGTTTGACAAAAGCACTGCATGGAAGGAGGCCGTCGCCCGGCAGTATCACTTCCGCGATCAGGTATCCGCGGTCAGGTGCATAATCGCAAATTGCGAGCTCGCGCGACGCGCCATCACGGCCGATGCATCCCAGGCGGGCTTTTGCTGCGACCAGCACGGGCACAAGATCGGCGGCCGGGGCGGCATTTGCGATGTTGCCGCCGATGGTGGCCCGGTTGCGGATCTGAACGGACCCGCATTGCGCGGCGGCCTCGGCAAGGGCAGGCAGCCGCATTGCGAGCCCACGATGGGCGGCAATCGCGGCGACAGTCGTGGCGCCTCCGATGCGGATACCGCCGTCGTCGGCGGAGATGAAGGCCATGCCTGCCATGCGTGAGAGATCAATGAGCAGGCCGCCGGTTGGCATCGTACGGCCCGCGATCAACATGTCCGTCCCGCCGCCGATGAAATTTACCGGTCCCGCCGCCGCGGACAACAACGTCCGCAACTCCATCGTGTCGATCGGCGTGGCCACTGACAGCTCGCCCATCAACGAGCCACCTCACGAGCGGCAGCATGGGCGGCAACAGCTTGAATGATGATCTCGAAGCCCGTGCAGCGGCAGACATTGCCCGCCAGCGCGTGGCGGATTTCGACTTCGAGCGGGTTGGGGCTGGCGCGCAAGAGACCCTCGGCAGCCATCAAGATGCCCGGCGTGCAATAACCGCATTGCACCGCGCCCAATTGCAGGAACGCATCTTGCAGGCCGCTGCTTTCGCCGAGTCCCTCGACGGTGATAATTTTGTGCCCCGCGGCCTGGAACGTCAGCATCAGGCAGGAGTTGACCGGCTTCCCATCCAGCAGCACGGTGCAGGATCCGCACTCCCCTTCGCAACAGCCTTCCTTGACACCTGTCAGGCCAAGGACATCGCGAAGAAACCTGCTCAGCCGCGAGACGGCCGAAGCCTCTGCCTCGACCGCCTGACCGTTGACTTCCAAAGAAATTCTCATGGCGAGGAATGCTCTCGCATCCGATGTCTAGATGGCCTGCTCTAACTATTTGTTTTTACGCAATTCCGGACGGAAAACCGTTCACACTTTTCCTGGAATTGCTCTAAGTGGCGGCTCATACCAGCAGGTCGTGCCGTCGAGCATTGATCTCGATCATCAGCCGCCGCAGCAACAATCGCAGCCGGACTGCAATCTCTTGATCTCAACGCGCCAAATGTCCGGCCCTTGCTGCAGGTATTCCCAATCGAACAGGCCAGGATACCTGGCTTCCATCTGATAGCGTAAAGGTCGCGGATCGTGATCGTTCACAATGACGAAGGATTGGCCCTCGGCTAGTGCCTGGACAATCCCGAAGATCCGAGGGTGGCGCTCCACAGGCGGGATGGCGCGCACGTCCAGTTGGGGCTGGGATACGACTTCGGTTTCAGACATGTTCAACAAATTCCCGACTGCTGCCACAAAGTGACTCCGGGCCGGCGCGCCCGGCTCAAAGATTTATCGCGGTCCGGGCCGGCTTATTTGTCGAAGCGCAAACAACTCGCGGAATGTGCTGCGGCCGGCAGGGGTCGACGCCACGATATCCGGCCGTGTGGGCAAGGACCGAAACTTATGATTGCCGGCGCTGCCAAACGAAGGCCAATCTCAACGAGACGATCGGCCACCCCCTCTCTTGAAGCCTCCTTTGGGTAGATCGGAAAGCCTGCCGGACATCAGGCACTGCGGATGGCGATTGCCATGGTCAGCAGGATCAGGCTCAGCATCGCCAACACCGCGCGGAGAACATGCGAGAGTTCCCAGCGGTTACGAAGCGCCGTCCACTCTTCCGCTGACGGGAGCGGGGTTCCGTCATTGCCCTCGGTTGCGAAGAAGCGCTTAGCCGGAGAGCTCAATTCCACCTCTTGCAGCCAGTGTTTGTTGACCGGCTGGGTCATGACCCAGAAAACAAGCTGCATGATGAGGAGCGCAGCCAACGCGCCGGCGATCAGCCGGAAATGGACAGGGCCGCCCGAGGTCAGCATCAACGCAAACGTCGCAATGATCCCGCCGATTTCGGCGATGCCGCCTCCGACCGTAAAGCCCGGATAGTAGATGCGTTGGACGACAAAATACTCCTCTCTGCCAAGCCGCAATTTGCCCGGCAACTCCAGCGCATGGGCGAGCGCCATGGCCATCGCGCTTGCCACCAGGATGACGGT
The window above is part of the Mesorhizobium sp. WSM4904 genome. Proteins encoded here:
- a CDS encoding FAD binding domain-containing protein codes for the protein MGELSVATPIDTMELRTLLSAAAGPVNFIGGGTDMLIAGRTMPTGGLLIDLSRMAGMAFISADDGGIRIGGATTVAAIAAHRGLAMRLPALAEAAAQCGSVQIRNRATIGGNIANAAPAADLVPVLVAAKARLGCIGRDGASRELAICDYAPDRGYLIAEVILPGDGLLPCSAFVKLGPRRALSISRLNIALLAEFQDGRFGDVRIAAGALGPRPLRLPLAEAALAGSKLEHAALRAFLSALAGEVDAAIPGRNSQAYKRRAIAGLGLDLVAQALGLNPRGQLFEDAAE
- a CDS encoding (2Fe-2S)-binding protein — its product is MEVNGQAVEAEASAVSRLSRFLRDVLGLTGVKEGCCEGECGSCTVLLDGKPVNSCLMLTFQAAGHKIITVEGLGESSGLQDAFLQLGAVQCGYCTPGILMAAEGLLRASPNPLEVEIRHALAGNVCRCTGFEIIIQAVAAHAAAREVAR
- a CDS encoding DUF2249 domain-containing protein; this translates as MSETEVVSQPQLDVRAIPPVERHPRIFGIVQALAEGQSFVIVNDHDPRPLRYQMEARYPGLFDWEYLQQGPDIWRVEIKRLQSGCDCCCGG
- a CDS encoding anthrone oxygenase family protein, with protein sequence MYVFLEVLTVILVASAMAMALAHALELPGKLRLGREEYFVVQRIYYPGFTVGGGIAEIGGIIATFALMLTSGGPVHFRLIAGALAALLIMQLVFWVMTQPVNKHWLQEVELSSPAKRFFATEGNDGTPLPSAEEWTALRNRWELSHVLRAVLAMLSLILLTMAIAIRSA